A genomic stretch from Anoplopoma fimbria isolate UVic2021 breed Golden Eagle Sablefish chromosome 8, Afim_UVic_2022, whole genome shotgun sequence includes:
- the LOC129094628 gene encoding putative nuclease HARBI1, which produces MFFSGADLKPAFRLSRGSINMLVQMLPRQKAHGWSHEMEVLVMVYWLACGASYRVTADIFAMPLATVCRTVHNVVEEMMTILHRVIHFPKPEEMEEVGAGFVRLAGHEAFRCAAGAIDGCHIKILPPAEPQKKCYINRKLFPSVLLQGICDAKGAFLDVYIGNTGSVHDALVLRRSPMYKQALYPPAGYILLGDGGYPCLQRPVAIMTPYRQPVASQVEARYNRHHAKARNVIERTFGILKTRWRSIFLRALEIRPLFAPKVIGACCILHNLCVAAGDILEEEEGPDDSEDVAEVIQRELSGNGVRGRLAAQLSAPGELPACLGEHDYI; this is translated from the exons ATGTTCTTTTCTGGAGCGGACTTGAAACCAGCCTTCAGGCTATCCAGGGGCAGCATCAACATGCTGGTCCAGATGCTGCCCCGGCAAAAAGCCCATGGATGGAGCCATGAAATGGAGGTCCTGGTCATGGTGTACTGGCTTGCCTGTGGAGCTTCCTACAGGGTTACTGCAGACATCTTTGCCATGCCACTAGCCACTGTTTGCCGGACCGTCCACAACGTCGTGGAGGAAATGATGACCATCCTCCACAGAGTCATTCATTTCCCCaaaccagaggagatggaggaggtgggggctGGCTTTGTTCGCCTTGCTGGCCATGAGGCATTCCGCTGTGCTGCCGGTGCCATCGACGGGTGCCACATCAAGAttcttcctcctgcagagccacagaagaaatGTTATATTAACAGAAAACTTTTCCCCTCAGTGCTACTGCAGGGCATCTGTGATGCCAAGGGCGCATTTCTTGATGTGTACATAGGGAATACAGGATCTGTACATGACGCACTTGTACTTAGAAGGTCTCCGATGTACAAGCAGGCCCTGTATCCACCAGCTGGGTACATACTTTTAGGAGATGGAGGATACCCGTGCCTGCAGCGTCCTGTTGCCATCATGACACCATACCGCCAGCCTGTAGCAA GCCAAGTTGAAGCCCGGTACAACAGGCACCATGCAAAGGCACGGAATGTTATTGAGCGCACCTTTGGCATTCTGAAAACGCGCTGGCGCTCCATCTTCCTGAGGGCCCTGGAGATCCGGCCTCTGTTCGCCCCGAAGGTGATTGGTGCCTGCTGCATCCTCCACAACTTGTGTGTGGCAGCAGGTGAtatcctggaggaggaggagggaccaGATGACAGCGAGGATGTTGCAGAAGTCATTCAGAGGGAGCTGTCGGGGAACGGTGTCCGAGGAAGGCTTGCTGCCCAGCTTTCTGCTCCTGGAGAACTGCCTGCATGTCTGGGTGAACATGACTACATCTAG